The proteins below come from a single Phycisphaerae bacterium genomic window:
- a CDS encoding flagellar assembly protein FliW — protein MIIQTSRFGPLEVDERRLIQFPKGVLGFPDQQAYALIQTAEESGFYWLQAVDRPDLAFVVCDPRLFVPDYVVPVKLDELSQIGLSDPSAAQVFIIVNKVDNILTGNLQGPLVVNVETRTARQLVLSDRRYSTRHPLMQLTSRQGAVSKTA, from the coding sequence ATGATTATTCAGACGTCGCGCTTTGGACCGTTGGAGGTCGACGAGCGCCGGCTGATCCAGTTCCCCAAGGGTGTCCTCGGGTTTCCGGATCAGCAGGCCTACGCTCTGATCCAGACCGCCGAGGAGAGTGGCTTCTACTGGCTGCAGGCGGTGGATCGGCCGGATTTGGCGTTCGTGGTCTGCGACCCGCGCCTGTTCGTGCCTGATTACGTCGTGCCCGTCAAGCTCGACGAACTCAGCCAGATCGGGCTTTCGGATCCGTCGGCCGCCCAGGTGTTCATCATTGTGAACAAGGTTGACAACATCCTGACTGGTAACCTCCAGGGGCCTCTGGTGGTGAACGTGGAGACCCGGACGGCCAGGCAACTGGTCCTATCCGATCGCAGATACTCCACGCGTCATCCCCTGATGCAATTGACCTCGCGCCAGGGAGCCGTCAGTAAGACCGCCTAG